A stretch of Clostridia bacterium DNA encodes these proteins:
- the maf gene encoding septum formation inhibitor Maf encodes MKLILASASPRRKEILSSMGYQFQVEPSNIEERQNPELPPKEIAADLARQKAVDISKKYPNEIVLGADTIVVLDDKVLGKPKDEDDAFCMLQSLRGREHQVITGVALVKNEKIHCFSVTTKVWMMDASDEQLKAYVRTKEPLDKAGSYGIQGKGALLVEKIEGDYFNVVGLPIQKIAHVLSQKFQIEVMG; translated from the coding sequence ATGAAACTAATATTAGCTTCCGCTTCACCGCGTAGAAAAGAGATCCTATCTAGTATGGGATACCAATTCCAAGTGGAGCCATCCAACATCGAAGAACGGCAAAATCCTGAACTGCCACCAAAAGAAATTGCAGCAGATTTAGCCAGACAAAAAGCAGTGGATATTTCTAAGAAATATCCTAATGAAATTGTTTTAGGCGCAGATACGATTGTCGTATTGGATGATAAGGTCCTCGGAAAGCCGAAGGACGAAGACGATGCATTTTGCATGTTACAATCCCTTCGTGGCAGAGAACATCAAGTTATTACCGGCGTTGCGTTGGTAAAAAACGAAAAAATACATTGTTTCAGTGTTACGACGAAGGTATGGATGATGGATGCTTCCGATGAACAGTTGAAGGCGTATGTAAGGACCAAGGAACCCTTGGATAAGGCTGGTTCTTATGGCATACAAGGTAAGGGTGCTTTGCTTGTAGAAAAAATTGAGGGAGACTATTTTAATGTGGTTGGTCTGCCAATACAAAAAATTGCACATGTGCTATCGCAGAAATTTCAAATAGAGGTTATGGGATAA
- a CDS encoding TVP38/TMEM64 family protein — MNALTLLSIDWMGLLEKLQNMSPLVGFIAAGLESFLPVLPLTGIVAMNVYAYGFWSGYVLSYLGTIVGSTMLYFAIRHLFRASVHRRAQKNQRWRSIIEKVQKKGFTPIFLLYCLPFTPSFFVSAGAALAEVDTYKFLAALITGKLVMIYILSSIGFHIEDMLDRPLKSILMLVAIAIIWLVLEKVIKIDERL; from the coding sequence ATGAATGCATTGACGCTTCTATCCATTGACTGGATGGGGCTGTTGGAAAAACTGCAAAATATGAGTCCTCTAGTCGGGTTTATAGCGGCTGGATTAGAGTCATTCCTTCCAGTTTTACCACTTACTGGTATCGTGGCGATGAATGTTTACGCATACGGATTTTGGTCGGGCTATGTTCTATCTTATTTGGGGACCATTGTGGGCTCAACAATGCTTTATTTCGCAATTCGGCACTTATTTAGGGCTTCAGTACATAGAAGAGCTCAGAAAAACCAACGTTGGCGTTCAATTATAGAAAAGGTTCAAAAGAAGGGATTTACACCCATCTTTTTATTATATTGCCTACCATTTACTCCCAGCTTTTTTGTTTCAGCTGGAGCAGCCTTAGCAGAAGTGGATACCTATAAATTTCTTGCTGCCCTTATAACCGGAAAACTGGTGATGATCTACATACTTAGCAGCATAGGATTTCATATTGAAGATATGCTAGATAGACCCCTAAAATCTATTTTGATGCTTGTGGCCATTGCGATTATTTGGCTGGTATTGGAAAAGGTAATTAAGATTGATGAGCGATTATAG